Proteins encoded in a region of the Oscillospiraceae bacterium MB24-C1 genome:
- a CDS encoding heavy metal-binding domain-containing protein, protein MSKVIVTTGDIGRPYEILGPVYFQVSNKGIFGSALSKLVAQYQSEIAQMKKQGSMSGDRTDWGFLYGEWSVGQSDFEKAFFIATEELKKRGEMVGADAIICMRQDIDMDTNGFAFFYLQMYGTAVKFL, encoded by the coding sequence ATGAGTAAGGTTATTGTAACCACCGGCGATATTGGCCGACCCTATGAAATTTTGGGCCCGGTCTATTTTCAGGTCTCTAACAAAGGTATATTCGGTAGTGCATTAAGTAAACTAGTGGCACAATATCAGTCTGAAATTGCGCAAATGAAGAAGCAGGGAAGCATGTCAGGCGATAGAACCGATTGGGGCTTTTTATACGGTGAATGGTCGGTTGGGCAAAGTGACTTTGAAAAGGCATTTTTCATTGCGACTGAGGAACTGAAAAAGCGTGGGGAAATGGTGGGGGCAGACGCCATTATTTGCATGCGGCAGGATATCGACATGGACACAAACGGTTTTGCGTTCTTTTATCTTCAAATGTACGGCACAGCTGTCAAATTTTTATGA
- a CDS encoding DUF177 domain-containing protein → MQISIKQVLDIIGEKQDFAGDINLSWVMRHGEKLFPDALAVRGEVFNRAGVVTLRYQISGKMPFQCDRCLMQSEQNFQKEFTHTVVASLEDVELDDVFLTAPDGVLALDEIAGADLQLSLPQVFLCKEDCKGLCPVCGADLNSTNCGCVPESGDSRMAILKNLLKG, encoded by the coding sequence ATGCAGATTTCGATCAAACAGGTTTTGGACATCATCGGTGAAAAGCAAGATTTTGCGGGCGATATTAACCTTTCTTGGGTTATGAGGCATGGCGAAAAGCTTTTTCCTGATGCACTGGCGGTCAGGGGAGAGGTTTTTAACCGTGCCGGCGTTGTAACGCTGCGCTACCAAATCAGCGGCAAGATGCCTTTTCAGTGTGATCGCTGTCTGATGCAGTCAGAGCAAAATTTTCAAAAGGAATTCACCCATACTGTGGTGGCTAGCCTTGAAGATGTAGAGCTCGATGACGTTTTTTTAACCGCCCCGGATGGGGTTCTTGCGCTTGATGAGATCGCAGGTGCGGATCTTCAACTTTCCCTACCGCAGGTGTTCCTTTGCAAAGAAGATTGCAAAGGGTTGTGTCCTGTCTGTGGGGCGGATCTCAACTCAACTAATTGTGGCTGCGTGCCCGAATCGGGTGACAGCCGCATGGCCATTTTGAAAAATTTGCTGAAAGGCTAA
- the rplC gene encoding 50S ribosomal protein L3, with amino-acid sequence MQKAIIGKKLGMTQLFDENGSFIPVTVIEAGPCVVVQKKTTENDGYESVQIGFGEVSDKHVNKPMKGHFVKSDVAAKRTLREFKLAGAAEMNVGDIIKADVFAIGDKVDVSGTSKGKGFAGTIKRYGNHSLKATHGTGPVGRHAGSMGANSSPSRIFKGKKMPGHMGTDKVTIQNLDVVKVDAENNLIALRGAIPGPKGGYVYITDAVKGQKA; translated from the coding sequence ATGCAAAAAGCAATCATCGGCAAAAAACTCGGCATGACTCAGTTGTTCGATGAGAACGGCAGCTTCATCCCGGTCACTGTCATTGAGGCGGGTCCCTGCGTCGTCGTTCAGAAGAAGACGACCGAAAACGACGGATATGAATCCGTGCAGATCGGTTTCGGCGAGGTCTCGGACAAGCACGTGAACAAACCCATGAAGGGACATTTTGTCAAATCTGACGTTGCTGCCAAGCGCACACTGCGCGAGTTTAAGCTTGCGGGTGCAGCCGAGATGAATGTCGGAGACATCATCAAAGCAGACGTTTTCGCCATCGGCGACAAAGTGGACGTCTCGGGCACCAGCAAGGGTAAGGGCTTTGCCGGCACCATCAAGCGTTACGGCAACCACTCGCTCAAAGCTACGCACGGTACCGGCCCTGTCGGCAGACATGCGGGCTCCATGGGTGCAAACTCCAGCCCATCGAGAATTTTCAAGGGCAAGAAGATGCCCGGACACATGGGCACCGACAAGGTTACCATACAGAATCTTGATGTTGTCAAGGTTGACGCAGAAAACAATCTGATTGCGCTGCGCGGCGCGATCCCCGGCCCCAAGGGCGGTTATGTTTACATCACCGACGCCGTCAAGGGCCAGAAGGCTTAA
- a CDS encoding NAD(P)H-dependent glycerol-3-phosphate dehydrogenase — protein MAKLYILGAGGMGTAMAVAMSNVGHEVWLWGWNKEENDRIRQAREHVQLLKGVKIPESVCIVDTVDGVESADAVIIATPTVGVRGAAKQLAGKLSNDIPVACTSKGLEPKTLLPLHEVVAQELPENSFVALSGPSHAEEISQGIPTVLVAASKSLAAAQKIQDLTVQTHIRIYTSDDVVGVELGGALKNVIAFAAGVVDGMGGGDNTKAALMTRGLTEIARMGVKMGAKRETFAGLSGVGDLIVTCCSMHSRNRRCGLYVGEGCTVDEAVEKVGMTVEGITAAICAYELSQKLGVDMPITSQIYSLIKGQTTAKQAVEALLARPPRHEVDYNWLEEGASML, from the coding sequence ATGGCAAAATTATATATCTTAGGCGCGGGGGGCATGGGCACCGCAATGGCGGTGGCTATGTCGAATGTGGGACACGAGGTGTGGCTCTGGGGATGGAATAAGGAAGAAAATGATAGAATTCGCCAGGCGCGTGAACATGTGCAGCTGTTAAAGGGGGTTAAAATACCCGAATCAGTGTGTATTGTGGATACAGTGGATGGTGTAGAGTCCGCCGACGCGGTCATCATTGCGACCCCGACAGTCGGTGTGCGCGGTGCAGCCAAACAGTTGGCGGGAAAGCTTTCTAATGACATTCCGGTAGCCTGTACCTCCAAAGGATTGGAGCCTAAAACGTTGTTGCCGCTACATGAGGTGGTGGCGCAGGAACTGCCTGAGAATAGTTTTGTCGCACTGTCCGGCCCTTCCCACGCCGAGGAGATTTCACAGGGTATACCCACGGTGCTGGTAGCGGCCAGCAAATCGCTGGCTGCGGCACAGAAGATTCAGGATTTGACAGTTCAGACTCATATACGCATCTACACCAGCGATGATGTTGTCGGGGTAGAACTTGGTGGCGCGCTTAAAAATGTCATTGCATTTGCTGCGGGCGTCGTCGACGGCATGGGTGGCGGTGACAACACCAAGGCGGCACTGATGACCCGTGGCCTTACCGAAATCGCGCGCATGGGCGTCAAGATGGGTGCCAAAAGGGAGACCTTCGCTGGGCTTTCGGGCGTAGGCGACCTCATTGTTACCTGTTGCTCAATGCATTCACGCAATCGCCGTTGCGGGCTTTATGTCGGCGAAGGCTGTACGGTGGATGAGGCCGTTGAAAAAGTGGGAATGACGGTGGAGGGTATTACTGCGGCCATCTGCGCCTATGAACTTTCGCAAAAGCTTGGTGTGGACATGCCTATTACCAGTCAAATATACAGCCTAATCAAAGGTCAGACTACCGCAAAGCAAGCTGTGGAGGCGCTTTTGGCTCGCCCGCCGCGTCACGAGGTGGATTATAACTGGCTGGAAGAGGGCGCGTCTATGCTGTGA
- the rpsJ gene encoding 30S ribosomal protein S10: MAVKEKIRIRVRGYDHQLVDAAAEKIVETAKRTGAKVSGPIPLPTDKDVVTILRAVHKYKDSREQFEMRTHKRLIDILRPSNKTVEALTGLELPAGVEIEIKL, from the coding sequence ATGGCAGTCAAAGAAAAAATCCGTATCCGTGTAAGAGGCTATGACCATCAGTTGGTCGATGCAGCAGCTGAGAAGATTGTTGAAACCGCAAAGCGCACTGGCGCCAAGGTTTCCGGTCCGATTCCGCTGCCCACCGACAAGGACGTTGTTACCATTCTGCGCGCGGTCCACAAGTACAAGGATTCCCGCGAACAGTTTGAGATGAGAACCCACAAGCGTCTCATCGACATTCTCCGTCCGTCCAACAAGACGGTGGAAGCGCTTACCGGCCTCGAGCTCCCCGCGGGCGTCGAGATCGAGATCAAGCTCTAA
- a CDS encoding DUF512 domain-containing protein, whose product MAVTISGVEANSIAQRHGIKSGDVLLKIGDEDIGDVLDYRFYMTAKQLTLSLMRGSAPYNITVKKDEYDDLGLEFETYLMDKQRSCRNNCIFCFIDQNPQGMRESIYFKDDDDRLSFLFGNYITLTNLTDHDVDRILRMHISPINISVHTTDPELRVKMMRNRFAGSSLRRLYRLCEGNIKINTQLVLCPGYNDGAALERTLSDLDPLVPKIQSIACVPVGLTAYREGLLPLLPFTQEEAAQTIDTIEKYADRWFMRHGMRVGYPADEFFLLAKRPIPPAEYYGDFANLENGVGLIANTELEFCSLLPLLEPDETLRHISVATGVAAGDSIKKLCAKAQECAPALKAEVFPIPSRFFGGRITVTGLVTGSDIITELKGRPLGDLLIIPSCMLRREQDKFLDDTTPEDVSKALDIPVKVVQDDGASLAEALVE is encoded by the coding sequence ATGGCAGTCACAATATCGGGAGTCGAGGCGAATTCCATCGCACAGCGCCATGGCATAAAAAGTGGCGATGTGTTGCTTAAAATTGGCGATGAAGATATCGGTGATGTGCTTGATTACCGTTTTTATATGACAGCCAAACAGCTGACTCTTTCGCTGATGCGCGGTAGCGCCCCTTACAATATTACTGTTAAAAAAGACGAGTATGACGACTTGGGGCTGGAGTTTGAAACCTACCTGATGGACAAGCAGCGCAGTTGCCGGAACAACTGTATTTTCTGCTTTATTGATCAAAACCCCCAGGGTATGCGCGAGAGTATCTATTTTAAGGATGACGACGATAGGCTATCCTTTTTGTTCGGCAATTATATTACGCTGACCAATTTGACCGACCATGATGTGGATAGGATTCTGCGCATGCACATCAGCCCCATCAACATTTCGGTGCATACCACCGACCCCGAGCTGCGGGTCAAGATGATGCGCAACCGCTTTGCGGGCAGCTCTTTGCGGCGACTCTACAGGCTGTGTGAAGGCAATATTAAAATTAATACGCAGCTTGTACTCTGTCCGGGGTATAATGATGGTGCAGCGCTTGAACGCACCCTTTCGGATCTTGATCCACTGGTGCCCAAGATTCAGTCCATTGCCTGTGTGCCGGTGGGGTTGACTGCTTACCGCGAGGGGTTGCTGCCGTTGCTTCCCTTTACCCAAGAAGAGGCGGCACAGACCATCGACACCATTGAAAAATATGCTGATCGCTGGTTTATGCGCCACGGCATGCGGGTGGGCTACCCCGCCGACGAATTTTTTCTGCTGGCAAAGCGGCCGATTCCCCCGGCGGAATATTACGGCGATTTTGCTAACCTTGAAAATGGTGTAGGACTGATCGCTAACACCGAACTAGAGTTTTGCAGCCTGCTGCCGCTGCTCGAACCCGATGAAACGCTGCGCCACATATCGGTAGCGACCGGTGTTGCCGCGGGCGATTCAATAAAAAAGCTGTGCGCTAAAGCGCAGGAGTGTGCCCCGGCGTTAAAGGCTGAGGTGTTTCCGATACCCAGCCGTTTTTTCGGCGGTCGCATCACGGTGACAGGATTGGTCACCGGCAGCGACATCATCACCGAGCTTAAAGGCCGCCCGCTGGGTGACCTGCTTATCATCCCTTCCTGTATGCTCAGGCGGGAGCAGGATAAATTTTTAGACGACACCACCCCGGAAGATGTGTCAAAGGCATTGGATATTCCGGTTAAGGTGGTGCAGGACGACGGCGCTTCACTAGCTGAGGCGCTGGTAGAATAG
- the rpmF gene encoding 50S ribosomal protein L32 — MAVPKKKVSKARRDKRRSSVWKLDAPALSKCTQCGELKMPHRVCSVCGFYKGKEVVKVEA; from the coding sequence ATGGCGGTTCCGAAGAAAAAGGTATCTAAAGCGCGTAGAGACAAAAGACGCTCCAGTGTCTGGAAGCTGGATGCTCCTGCGCTTTCCAAGTGCACCCAGTGCGGTGAGCTGAAAATGCCGCATAGAGTGTGCTCCGTGTGCGGATTCTACAAGGGCAAAGAAGTTGTCAAGGTAGAGGCGTAA
- a CDS encoding D-alanyl-D-alanine carboxypeptidase family protein gives MKLLIKRQRKAVAVLLCAAMLLFALPLGAMGVQEEEALPAAALVNTNIPCRSAILIEPESGKILFEKEPDTLMPPASITKIMTMLLVMEAIDSGKISLDDTVTCSPHASSMGGTQIWFEPGEQMTVHELLKATAIASANDAAVALGEHVSGSEEAFVNLMNTRAQELGMTNSTFKNATGLDADGHLTTARDIAAMSAELLKHPKIIEYTTIWMDSLRNGETQLVNTNKLVRFFKGATGLKTGTTDGAGSCLAASATRDNLSLIAVVLGSDTSDQRFGSARGLLEYGFANYEAKPVPEPEPPITPLKVRGGVRQQVNLKSCAPKQMLVEKGRGTALTQQQSMVEEFEAPVAEGTHAGTIRVMLDGVIICEYDVVTAEPVDKMDLRSALGLIWTELTRMR, from the coding sequence GTGAAATTACTAATAAAAAGACAAAGGAAAGCGGTGGCGGTATTGCTTTGCGCTGCCATGTTGTTGTTCGCCCTGCCACTAGGCGCGATGGGCGTACAGGAAGAAGAGGCCCTGCCTGCGGCAGCGCTGGTAAACACAAATATTCCTTGCCGCTCAGCGATATTAATCGAGCCAGAAAGCGGTAAAATTTTGTTTGAAAAGGAACCGGACACCCTTATGCCACCGGCGTCTATTACAAAAATAATGACCATGCTGCTGGTTATGGAGGCGATTGACTCGGGCAAAATAAGCCTTGACGACACCGTGACCTGTTCACCGCATGCCAGCTCGATGGGTGGCACACAGATTTGGTTTGAACCGGGTGAGCAGATGACAGTACACGAGCTTCTAAAAGCGACGGCTATCGCCAGTGCTAACGACGCTGCTGTGGCGCTCGGCGAACATGTATCAGGCAGTGAGGAAGCCTTTGTCAACCTGATGAATACGCGAGCACAGGAACTAGGGATGACCAACTCCACCTTTAAAAACGCCACAGGGCTAGATGCCGACGGGCATCTAACCACAGCACGTGACATTGCAGCCATGTCCGCAGAGCTTTTAAAGCACCCGAAAATTATCGAATATACCACCATCTGGATGGACAGCTTGCGCAACGGAGAGACACAGCTGGTAAACACCAACAAGCTTGTGCGCTTTTTTAAGGGGGCAACAGGACTAAAGACCGGCACAACCGATGGCGCAGGTTCCTGTCTGGCAGCCTCTGCCACACGGGATAATCTTTCGCTCATCGCAGTGGTGCTCGGCTCCGACACTAGCGACCAGCGCTTTGGCTCGGCGCGTGGTCTGCTGGAATACGGATTTGCCAATTATGAAGCGAAACCTGTGCCGGAACCTGAACCCCCTATTACGCCACTCAAGGTCAGAGGGGGTGTGCGCCAGCAGGTGAACCTAAAAAGCTGTGCGCCCAAACAAATGCTGGTCGAAAAAGGGCGCGGAACTGCGCTGACACAGCAGCAGAGCATGGTGGAAGAATTTGAAGCGCCTGTTGCCGAGGGCACCCATGCGGGAACGATACGGGTGATGCTTGACGGGGTTATCATCTGTGAATATGATGTGGTTACAGCCGAACCAGTCGATAAAATGGACCTGCGTTCAGCGCTCGGGTTAATTTGGACGGAGCTGACCCGCATGCGTTAA
- the der gene encoding ribosome biogenesis GTPase Der, whose translation MSKPVVAVVGRPNVGKSTLFNKLTGKRLAIVEDTPGVTRDRIYAPCEWLGKELMLVDTGGIEPFSDDIILSQMRRQAQLAIDNAEVIILVVDLRSGVTATDQEVASMLLKSSKPIVLCVNKCDQVGDPPPDFYEFYNLGLGDPIAVSSLHGHGTGDLLDVVCEHIDFSNHEPVESDRIAVAVIGKPNVGKSSIINRIAGEERVIVSDIAGTTRDATDTEVDNDHGKYLFIDTAGIRRKNKVTESIEHYSVLRAYMAVDRAEVCVIMIDALEGFTEQDSKIAGYAHEQGKGCIVAVNKWDAVEKDDKTMIEYQRKLENDFSFMSYVQFIFISAKTGQRVDKLFEMINQVSANNAMRVTTGALNDLLAHATARVQPPSDKGKRLKIYYITQPSTRPPTFVCFVNKKDLFHFSYQRYLENQIRESFGLQGTPVRIIARERGE comes from the coding sequence ATGTCAAAACCTGTTGTGGCTGTTGTCGGCCGCCCAAATGTGGGGAAATCGACACTGTTTAATAAGCTGACGGGCAAGCGACTCGCCATCGTGGAGGACACGCCCGGCGTGACCCGCGACCGAATTTATGCACCCTGCGAGTGGTTGGGCAAAGAGCTTATGCTGGTGGATACCGGCGGCATTGAGCCTTTTTCGGATGACATTATACTTTCTCAGATGCGCAGGCAGGCTCAGTTGGCCATCGATAACGCCGAGGTGATTATCTTGGTGGTTGATCTGAGAAGCGGTGTGACCGCAACCGACCAAGAGGTTGCGTCAATGCTGCTTAAAAGCTCTAAGCCGATTGTGCTGTGCGTCAACAAATGTGATCAGGTGGGTGACCCGCCGCCTGATTTCTACGAGTTTTATAACCTCGGACTAGGGGATCCCATTGCCGTCTCATCATTGCATGGCCATGGCACCGGTGATTTACTCGATGTCGTGTGTGAGCATATTGATTTTTCTAACCACGAGCCTGTTGAGAGTGATCGCATTGCGGTAGCGGTCATCGGCAAGCCAAATGTCGGTAAGTCGTCCATTATCAATCGCATTGCGGGCGAAGAACGGGTGATCGTCTCAGATATCGCGGGTACAACTCGCGATGCCACCGACACCGAAGTGGATAACGACCACGGAAAATATTTGTTCATCGACACTGCGGGCATCCGCCGCAAAAATAAGGTGACTGAGTCGATTGAGCATTATTCAGTGCTACGTGCCTATATGGCGGTTGATCGCGCCGAGGTTTGCGTCATCATGATTGATGCGCTTGAGGGTTTCACCGAGCAGGATTCCAAAATTGCGGGCTATGCCCATGAGCAGGGCAAGGGCTGCATTGTCGCAGTGAACAAGTGGGATGCTGTCGAGAAAGACGACAAGACTATGATCGAATATCAGCGAAAGCTTGAAAACGATTTTTCGTTTATGAGCTATGTGCAGTTTATCTTCATATCGGCCAAGACTGGTCAGCGCGTCGATAAGCTGTTTGAAATGATCAATCAAGTTTCTGCTAACAATGCTATGCGCGTCACTACCGGCGCACTTAACGACCTACTGGCGCATGCGACGGCCCGTGTGCAGCCGCCCTCTGACAAAGGTAAGCGGCTGAAAATTTATTATATTACTCAGCCGTCCACCCGTCCGCCAACCTTTGTCTGCTTTGTCAACAAGAAAGATCTGTTCCATTTTTCGTACCAGCGTTACCTTGAAAATCAGATTAGAGAATCGTTTGGGCTTCAGGGTACACCAGTGCGCATCATTGCCCGCGAGCGCGGAGAATAG
- a CDS encoding glucose-6-phosphate isomerase → MTALPIELNFNFIEPFVTRKNFEAIAPEILAAQQTLRQENGAGNDFLGWMDPRAINTDDDLLRLTRCAERLRETSDAVLVVGIGGSYLGARAAIEYLISPLYNSLPNESPNIWFLGNDLSASHIVEVLRICKGKRLSVIVISKSGTTTESAVAFRLIKQEMLKRYGEQAAHRIVAITDKAHGALRTMADQEGFETFVIPDNIGGRYSVLTPVGLLPAAVAGISISRLIEGAADARQVCNGSDFWQNPCLQYVAARNILYRQGCAIELFCGWDPCLTMTAEWLKQLFGESEGKDHKGLFPASATYTTDLHSLGQFVQDGSRNLFETVLFFKEDSASATMQSEASDLDGLNYLAGMTLTEIQEKARQAVAMAHHKGGVASIMMSLDARTPYEYGWLLYFFEYACGVSGYTLNVNPFNQPGVEDYKKNMFALLGKPGY, encoded by the coding sequence GTGACAGCATTGCCGATTGAACTTAATTTTAATTTCATTGAGCCCTTTGTGACTCGAAAAAATTTTGAAGCAATAGCGCCCGAGATTTTAGCGGCACAGCAGACGCTGCGGCAAGAAAACGGAGCTGGAAATGATTTTCTTGGTTGGATGGATCCACGGGCAATCAACACTGATGATGATCTACTTCGGCTGACTCGCTGCGCAGAGCGGCTGCGTGAAACCAGTGACGCTGTGCTGGTGGTGGGTATCGGTGGCTCCTATCTCGGGGCACGCGCCGCCATTGAATATCTGATTTCTCCGTTATACAACAGCCTCCCTAACGAATCCCCCAATATTTGGTTTTTGGGCAACGATCTTTCGGCCTCTCATATTGTCGAGGTGTTAAGGATATGTAAGGGCAAACGGCTGTCGGTTATTGTTATTTCAAAATCCGGCACTACGACCGAGTCGGCAGTGGCTTTTCGCCTCATTAAGCAAGAAATGCTCAAGCGCTATGGTGAGCAAGCGGCTCATCGCATAGTAGCGATTACCGATAAGGCACATGGCGCCTTGCGTACCATGGCCGATCAAGAGGGGTTTGAGACTTTTGTCATTCCCGACAACATAGGCGGTAGATACTCGGTGTTGACGCCCGTTGGGTTGCTGCCTGCGGCGGTGGCGGGCATTTCCATTAGTCGTCTGATCGAAGGTGCTGCCGATGCAAGACAGGTCTGCAATGGTTCAGACTTTTGGCAAAACCCCTGCCTGCAGTATGTGGCAGCCAGAAACATTTTATATCGTCAGGGCTGTGCAATTGAGCTGTTTTGCGGGTGGGACCCCTGCCTAACCATGACGGCTGAGTGGCTTAAACAGCTCTTTGGTGAAAGTGAAGGAAAAGATCACAAAGGGCTATTTCCAGCCTCGGCAACCTATACCACAGACCTGCATTCATTGGGCCAGTTCGTCCAGGATGGCAGCCGCAATCTGTTTGAAACGGTGCTGTTCTTTAAAGAGGATAGCGCGTCAGCCACCATGCAAAGTGAAGCGAGCGATTTAGACGGCTTGAATTATCTTGCTGGCATGACGCTGACAGAAATTCAGGAGAAGGCACGGCAAGCTGTTGCCATGGCGCACCACAAAGGCGGCGTTGCCTCGATTATGATGTCGCTCGACGCAAGAACGCCCTATGAATATGGCTGGTTGCTCTACTTCTTTGAATACGCATGTGGTGTCAGCGGCTATACTTTGAATGTAAACCCATTTAATCAGCCGGGGGTTGAGGATTATAAAAAAAATATGTTTGCGTTGCTGGGTAAGCCGGGCTATTAA
- a CDS encoding ATP-binding protein, whose product MIKLIVGHKGSGKTKAMIQMANDAVKTSNGNVVCVEKGIQLTYDLNYQVRLVDVEQYGISDYDALYGFLCGLMAGNYDITDIFCDATFRICGKNQERFADMIDKLYKLTSANGLTIVFTVSCEPEELAERIRQYQI is encoded by the coding sequence ATGATAAAGCTTATCGTTGGACACAAAGGCTCCGGAAAAACCAAGGCCATGATCCAGATGGCGAACGATGCGGTCAAAACCTCAAACGGAAACGTAGTCTGCGTAGAAAAGGGTATTCAGCTGACCTATGACCTCAACTATCAGGTCCGTCTGGTGGATGTTGAGCAGTACGGAATCAGCGATTATGATGCGCTTTATGGCTTCCTTTGCGGACTGATGGCCGGCAACTATGACATTACCGATATTTTCTGCGACGCAACCTTTAGGATCTGCGGTAAGAACCAGGAGCGGTTCGCTGACATGATTGATAAGCTGTATAAATTGACCTCCGCCAACGGATTGACCATTGTCTTTACAGTTTCCTGCGAGCCGGAAGAGCTTGCCGAAAGAATCCGCCAATACCAGATTTAA
- the rplD gene encoding 50S ribosomal protein L4: protein MPKVTVYNMAGASVGEIELSDAVFGIEPNKIAVHAVVKNYLANQRQGTQSTLTRTEVRGGGRKPWRQKGTGHARQGSIRAPQWYHGGVALGPKPRDYSYSLNKKVRRLAMKSVFSSKVLEENLIVVDEIKIEEYKTKPVIEMLKALGADCKILLVAAEKNEKLIKSASNIPGVKTALTNTINVYDIVNAKKLVVAKDAIAKIEEVYA from the coding sequence ATGCCGAAGGTTACAGTTTACAACATGGCAGGCGCTTCGGTCGGAGAGATTGAGCTTTCTGACGCGGTGTTCGGTATCGAACCCAACAAGATCGCCGTCCATGCAGTTGTGAAGAACTACCTCGCAAACCAGCGTCAGGGCACCCAGTCCACGCTGACCAGAACCGAGGTCAGAGGCGGCGGCAGAAAGCCGTGGCGCCAAAAGGGCACCGGCCACGCCAGACAGGGCTCTATCAGAGCGCCCCAGTGGTATCACGGCGGCGTTGCGCTCGGCCCCAAGCCCCGCGATTACAGTTATTCCCTCAACAAGAAGGTCAGAAGACTGGCAATGAAGTCGGTGTTCTCCTCTAAGGTGCTCGAAGAGAATCTCATCGTTGTCGACGAGATCAAGATTGAGGAATACAAAACCAAGCCGGTTATCGAGATGCTCAAGGCGCTCGGCGCAGACTGCAAGATCCTGCTTGTTGCCGCTGAGAAGAACGAGAAGTTGATTAAATCCGCTTCCAACATCCCTGGCGTCAAAACCGCGCTGACCAACACCATTAATGTCTATGATATTGTCAACGCCAAGAAGTTGGTTGTTGCCAAGGACGCAATCGCCAAGATCGAGGAGGTGTACGCTTAA
- the rplW gene encoding 50S ribosomal protein L23, whose product MKTAQDIVIRPIITERSMSGLASGKYTFEVAKDANKIEIASAIEKLFPGTKVDSVNTMNVRGKMKRMGKTQGLTRGWKKAVVTIKADSKKIEFFESMI is encoded by the coding sequence ATGAAAACTGCACAGGATATCGTCATTAGACCGATCATCACCGAGCGCAGCATGAGCGGCCTCGCCAGTGGTAAATACACCTTTGAAGTTGCCAAGGACGCAAACAAGATCGAGATCGCTTCCGCGATTGAGAAGCTGTTCCCCGGCACCAAAGTGGATTCTGTCAACACCATGAATGTGCGCGGCAAAATGAAGCGCATGGGCAAGACCCAGGGCCTCACCAGAGGCTGGAAGAAGGCCGTCGTTACCATCAAGGCGGACTCCAAGAAGATTGAGTTCTTTGAGAGCATGATCTAA